In Zonotrichia albicollis isolate bZonAlb1 chromosome 11, bZonAlb1.hap1, whole genome shotgun sequence, a single genomic region encodes these proteins:
- the LOC141730611 gene encoding olfactory receptor 14I1-like: protein MSNSSFISHFLLLALADTRQLQLLHFCLLLGISLAALLGNGLIISAVACGHHLHMPMFFFLLNLALTDLGSICTTVPKAMHNSLWDTRTISYTGCATQLFFFTFFISEEYFLLTIMCYDRYVSICKPLHYETLLGSGACAHMAAAAWASAFLYSLLHTANTFSLPLCQGNVLGQFFCEIPQILKLSCSKSYLRELGPLALSVCLVFGCFVFIVFSYVQIFRAVLRIPSEQGRHKAFSTCLPHLAVVSLFLSTALFAYLKPLSISTPSLDLVLSVLYSVVPPALNPLIYSLRNKELRAAVWRLMTGWCKKH, encoded by the coding sequence atgtccaacagcagcttcatcagccacttcctcctgctggcattggcagacacgcggcagctgcagctcctgcacttctgcctcttgctgggcatctccctggctgccctcctgggcaacggcctcatcatcagtgccgtagcctgcggccaccacctgcacatgcccatgttcttcttcctgctcaacctggccctcactgacctgggctccatctgcaccactgtccccaaagccatgcacaattccctctgggacaccaggaccaTCTCCTATACAGGATGCGCtacacagctctttttctttacgTTCTTCATTTCAGAAGAGTatttcctcctgaccatcatgtgctatgaccgctacgtgtccatctgcaaacccctgcactacgagaccctcctgggcagcggagcttgtgcccacatggcagcagctgcctgggccagtgcctttctctattcactgctgcacacagccaatacattttccctgcccctgtgccagggcaatgtcctgggccagttcttctgtgaaatcccacagatacTCAAGctttcctgctccaaatcctacctcagggaactgggACCTCTTGCTCTTAGTGTGTGTTTGGTATtcggttgttttgtgttcattgttttctcctatgtgcagatcttcagggctgtgctgaggattccCTCTGaacagggacggcacaaagccttttccacctgcctccctcacctggccgtggtctccctgttcctcagcactgcattgtttgcctacctgaagcccctcTCGATCtccaccccatccctggatctggtcctgtcagttctgtactcggtggtgcctccagccctgaaccccctcatctacagcctgaggaacaaggagctcagggctgcagtgtggagactgatgactggatggtgtAAGAAACATTAA